Below is a window of Paraburkholderia azotifigens DNA.
AAGCGCGCGCTGTCGATGCTCGAAGAACTGGCGAACTCGGAAGAAGCGGCCGGGAAGGACAAGTACACGACGTTCTGGAAGGAGTTCGGCCAGGTGCTGAAGGAAGGCATCGGCGAAGACTTCTCGAACAAGGAGCGCATCGCGAAGCTCGCGCGTTTCGCGTCGACGCAGAACGACTCGTCGGAGCAGAACGTGTCGCTGACGGATTACGTCGCGCGCATGAAGCCCGAGCAGTCGAAGATCTACTACGTCACGGCCGATACGTATCAGGCCGCGAAGAACAGCCCGCACCTCGAAGTGTTCCGCAAGAAGGGCGTCGAGGTGCTGCTGCTGACGGATCGCGTCGACGAATGGATGCTGTCGTTCTTCACCGAGTTCGACGGCAAGCCGCTGCAAAGCGTCGCGCGCGGCGACCTCGATCTGGGTCAGCTGAACGACGAAGAAAAGCAGGCGCAGGAGAAGGTCGGCGAAGAGCTGAAGCCTTTGGTCGAGCGCATGAAAGAAGCGCTGAAGGACAAGGCGAAGGACGTGCGCCTGACGTTCCGTTTGACGGATTCGCCGTCGTGTCTCGTCGCCGACGAAGGCGATATGAGCGGCTACCTGCAGCGCATGCTGAAGGCGGCTGGCCAGAATGCGCCGACGTTCCATCCGATTCTCGAAGTGAATCCGGAACACGCGCTGGTCAAGAATCTCAGCACGGACAACGCCAATTTCGACGACTGGTGCCACCTGCTGTTCGATCAGGCGCTGCTCGCGGAAGGCGGATCGCTCGAAGATCCGGCGAGCTTCGTGAAACGGACCAATGCGCTGTTGCTGGCGCGTTGATTCGAACTTTATCCGTTGTTGTTGAAAAAATGCGCTGCTTCGGCAGCGCATTTTTTTTGCGCACGTCCGTGCGGCGGCTCGTGCGCGAGCTAAACGGACTCAGCGCACCTGCGAAGCCCGCTCATGCTGCCGCACCTGCGCGAGCACCGAACCTGCCAGTTCCTTCGCTTCGGCGCATGCGTGATGCTCGCCGAGCACCTGCGCGGCGAGCTTGCCGATCGCCGCGCTCGTATGTTTGCTCGTGTGATGCTGCGCGAGCGCCGAGCCCGCTAGTTCCTTTTCGGTTCTGGACGCGCCCTCGCGGCGTAGCACGATCGCGGCGAGGTGCGCGATGCGGTCCGAGGTGGATTTGTCGTAAGCGTTCAATGGATGCTCCCTGGCGAATGAATGAAGTATCGAGCGTCGTGCGCTCGCCATTCATCTTCGCGCCCGGCATGTGTCGCCGGAGGCGTACATGGCTGAATCACACGGCCGATGATTCCGCAAGCGTCCGCGACACGTCCGCCTGAAAGGCCTGCGTTTTCCTCGCCCCCTATAATGCGGACCATGTCTATCCGTTTCGATGCTGCCGACGCGCACTGGCGCGTCGCGCCCCTTCCGGGTTTCTCGCCCGATCAGAAAGACTGGCTCACGCGCGGCGGTTCGCTGACGGCGCATTTGCGCACGCTCGGCGCGGTCGCCGTGCGCGTGACGCGCGAGGCCGTCGACTTGCCGTTCGACGACGAATGCGCGGCGCTCGGCCGTGCACCGCGCACGCCCGTGTGGGTGCGGGAAGTGGTGTTGTCGGTGGGCGGCACGCCTTATGTGGCCGCGCACAGCATCGTGCCGCTCGCGGCAAGCACGGGCGTTTGGCAAGCGATGCGTCGTTTGCGCACGCGGCCGCTCGCCGAACTGCTGTATAGCGATAGCAGCGTATCGCGTTCTTCGCTGGTGAGCCGTCGTGTGACGGCGCGGCATCCGTTGTATCGGCTGGCTTTGCGTGAGACGGATGATGCGCGAGCCCATGCATTGTTCGCGCGCCGCTCGGTATTCGAACGCTACGGCGAACCCTTGATGGTGACGGAGGTCATGCTGCCCGCGTTGTGGGCGCATCTCGCGACACGCGGTGAAGCGCGTGCGCATGCTCAGCAACCCGTGCCGCGCGATCATGGCCAGCCGCTCGATCACACGGCATCGCGTGCCGACGTCAACGCGCGGCGCGATGCAAAGGGCGCAGGCAAACACGGGGACGTACGCTGATGCTGCGCGGCTTTCCACCCGTCGTCGCCGAGAGCACGCATACGCTGATACTCGGCAGCTTTCCCGGCGAAGCATCATTGCAAGCGACGCAGTACTACGCGCATCCTCGCAACCAGTTCTGGCGTTTGCTCGCTGCCGTGATCGACGAGCCGCTACCCGAACTCGATTACCCGACGCGGCTCGAGCGCGTGCTGAAGCATGGCGTCGGTGTGTGGGACGTGCTGGCCGCGTGCACGCGCGAGGGCAGTCTCGATGCGGCGATCCGCAATGCGTCGCCGAATGACTTCGCGTCATTCCGTGAGTACGCGCCCGCGTTGAAGAAGGTGTGCTTCAACGGCAAGACGGCGGGGCGTTTTGCGCCCGTCATCGCAGCAGCCGGCTACGAGACTTTGGTCCTGCCGTCCTCCAGTCCCGCCAATGCTATGCTCTCGTTCGACCAAAAATTGCGCCTGTGGCGCGACATCCTTACATGACGAAACTGATCAAGCGCGCTTCGGCCGAGGCGCGTGCATTCCGCAACAAAGAATCCGCAGGTGCGAAGCAGACCATCTCGCGCGCGAAAACGCGCGCGTCGCGTGACGACGAAGACTTCGGCGACATCGCCAAAGCGCCCGTGATCGAAGCGCCGCGCAAGCCGCGTTTTGCGCCCGTCACGTTCTCGGAAGAGGGCGGCGTGCGCTATCTGCACTTCGGCACGGAATGGGTGCAAGGGGCGATGCGTCTGTCGAAGCCCGATCACATCGAACTCGAATACGCACAGCAGATGATGGCGTGGCTGCTGTTTCTCGAAACGCCCAGGCGCATCGTGCAGCTCGGCCTCGGCACGGGCTCGCTGACGAAGTTCGCGCATCGCTACCTGAAGCGCGCGCAGGTCGAAGCCGTCGAACTGAATCCCGCTGTCGTGATCGCCGCGCGCACGATGTTCGGCCTGCCCGCCGACGACGCGCGCCTCACCGTGCGCGAAACCGATGCGTGGGAATTCGTCAACGACCGCGCGAATCACGGCACGGTCGGCGCGTTGCAGATCGATCTGTACGACGCGACGGCGCGCGGTCCGGTGCTCGACAGCGTCGCGTTCTATCGCGCGGCGCGGGCATGCCTGACGCAAGCAGGCATCGTCACCGTCAACCTGTTCGGCGATCATCCGAGCTTCGTGCGCAATATGAAGCGCCTGAACGAAGCATTCGACGGACGCGTCGTCGCGCTGCCCGAAGTGCATGACGGCAACCGCATCGCGATCGCGTTCTCGGGACCGGCTATCGACGTGCCCTTCAGCCAGCTGCAGGAACGCGCGAAGCTGATCGAGACGCAACTCAGGCTGCCCGCACGCAAGTGGATCAAGGGACTGCAGGAATCGACGGGCCAGAACGGCACGTTTGCGATCTGACGCGTATCGCATCTCTCCACGGTTCAAACGATTCCGTCGAGCCCCGCGCTGGTGCAACGCCGGCGCGGCTCGCAACCGCCAATCAGCCGGTATTGCGCCGCGCCTCACAACGAAGCGGCAGAAATTTCTGCTTTCGTGCCCGATCTCACACTCTGCGACGTTTCGCCTATTGACAACACCGTCGCGTCTAGGGTCAGCCCTGCTTGACCGGTCGTTCGCCACTCCGATACTCTTTCGATGCTTTCGGGGCGCCCGCGCTGCTATCCGTAGCCGGGTCCATCTTCCCGCCAGACGCGGGAGACAATTCAATAAAAGGAAAGAGGAGACGTCATGGCTCACGACGCCGCCGCCAACAAGGCCAGCAAGCACTGGCTATGGCTGTTGCTGTTACCCTGGATCGCGATGATCTGGGTGCCGTCCTACAACAAGGTCGAACCCCAACTGTTCGATTTCCCGTTCTTCTACTGGTATCAGCTCCTGTGGGTGCTGATCAGCGCGGTGATCACGGCGCTCGTGTACTTCAAGACGAAGACGCGTTCGAGCGGAGGCGCCCGATGAATGCCATCGCAACCTTTGTCTTCGTTCTGTTCTTCATCGGCGTCACGATTCTCGGCTTCATCGCCGCGCACTGGCGTCGCGGCGATCTCGCGCATCTGGAAGAGTGGGGCCTCGGCGGCCGGCGCTTCGGCACGGTCGTCACATGGTTCCTGCTGGGCGGCGACCTGTACACCGCGTACACCTTCGTCGCGGTTCCCGCGCTCGTGTTCGGCGCGGGCGCAACAGGCTTCTTCGCGCTGCCTTACACGATCCTGATCTATCCGTTCGCGTTCGTCGTATTCCCGAAGCTGTGGAGCATCGCGAAGCGTCAGGGCTACGTGACGTCCGCCGACTTCGTCAGCGCACGCTACGGCAGCCGCATGCTCGCGCTTGCCATCGCCGTGACGGGCATCCTCGCGACGATGCCGTACATCGCGTTGCAGCTGGTCGGCATCGAAGTGGTGATCGGCGCGCTCGGCTTCGACACGAAGGGCTTCGTCGGCGACCTGCCGCTGATCATCGCGTTCGCGATTCTCGCCGCGTACACCTACACCTCGGGCTTGCGTGCGCCGGCCATGATCGCCGTCGTCAAGGACGTGCTGATCTACATCACGATCGCCGCCGCGATCATCGTGATTCCGCCGCAACTGGGCGGCTTCGGCCACATCTTCAGCGTGGTGCCGCCCGCCAAGCTGCTGCTCAAGGCACCCGACGTGGCGAGCCTGAACGGCTATAGCGCGTACGCGACACTGGCGGTGGGATCGGCGCTTGCGCTGTTCCTGTATCCGCACTCGGTGACGGCGATTCTGTCGTCGTCGTCGGGCAACACCATCCGCCGCAACATGGCGATGCTGCCCGCGTACTCGCTGGTGCTCGGTCTGCTCGCGCTGCTCGGCTTCATGGCGCTCGCAGCGGGCGTGAAGGACATGCCGGAGTTCGCGCCGTACTTCAAGGCCTTTGGTCCGAACTTCGCGGTGCCCGCGCTGTTCCTGCACTTCTTCCCGTCGTGGTTCGTCGGCGTCGCGTTCGCGGCGATCGGCATCGGCGCGCTGGTGCCGGCCGCGATCATGTCGATCGCAGCCGCCAACCTGTACACGCGCAACATCCACAAGGAGTTCGTGAACCGCAACATGACGCACGAGCAGGAGACGAACATCGCCAAGCTCGTGTCGCTGATCGTCAAGGTCGGCGCCGTCGCGTTCATTCTCGGCCTGCCGCTGACGTATGCGATCCAGCTGCAGCTGCTCGGCGGCATCTGGATCATCCAGACGCTGCCCGCGATCGTGCTCGGCCTGTACACGCGCGTGCTCGACTATCGCGGCCTGCTGCTCGGCTGGGCGGTGGGCATCGCCGTCGGCACGTGGATGGCGATCTCGCTGAAGCTGGCGAGCTCGATCTACACGATCCACATCGGCGGTCTGGCCATTCCGGGCTATGCCGCTGTCTGGTCGCTGATCGTCAACCTCGTGGTGTCGATCGTGGCGAGCCTGCTGGTGCGCGCATTCGGCATGAAGCACGCCGAAGACCGCACGCGTCCGGAAGATTATCTGGATGTGCATGAAGCCTGATCCCGGCGTCTGACCGGTCTCTGACTGACGAAGCCCGCAGCCGATGCTGCGGGCTTTTTCGTTTATGCTCGTGTGGTGGCTGTCTCTGCATGCTCGCTCGCGCCTTCGCGCCGAACCCACGTGAGATAACCGATGGCTCTCAGCGATCCGCAACCCAATTCGCCACCCGACTTGCCGCCCGGCTTGCCGCCCGATCCGGAACCCAAGCCACGCAAGCCGCCGGCGCATCCGCCGCCGGGAACGCGAGATGCCGTCGCCGGGCGTCTCGCGCCGCGCCGCACGCGCTTCGGCCGCCTCGCGCGCGCCGTCACATCGCCGTATTACCGCTATCGCCACGCGAAGTTCTTTCACAGCCTGCGCGTCGGCCTCGCGATGCTCGTGTCGATTCTCGCGACGACGGGCATCGACATTCCACACGGCATCTGGTCGTCGGTGACGCTGCTGGTGGTGATCGGCGGCTTGCAGCATCACGGCAACATCCGCAAGAAAGCGGCCGAGCGCGCGGCCGGCACGCTGCTCGGCGCCGCGCTCGGCCTGGCGTTGATCCTGCAGCAGAACCTGTTCGATTCGCTGACGCTCACCTACGTGCTGATGTCGGTGCTCGCCGCGATCTGCGCGTGGTTTGCGATCGGCAGCGCGGGCTATGTCGCGCTGTTGACGGCCATCACGATGTGCATCGTCGCGGGGCACGGCGACAACATGATCGACACGGGCCTGTGGCGTACGCTGAACGTGCTGGTCGGCATTGTGATCGCGCTGGCGTTCTCGTTCGCACTGCCGCTGCACGCGACGTATTCATGGCGCTATCTGCTCGCCGACAACCTGCGCGAATGCGCGCGCATCTATACGCGGATGATGACGGGCGTGCCGATCGGCGCCGACGAGCAGGTCGCCGTGTTCATCCGCATGGGCAAGCGGCTCGTGCAGTTGCGCTCGCTGATGCCTTCCGTCGCGAAGGAAATCGATTTGCCCATCGCGAAACTCGACCAGATCCAGGGCTTGCATCGTTCGATGCTGAGCGCGCTCGAAATGCTGTCGACGGGTACGCTCGCACATGCCGAATTGCGCGACGCGTTCGCGCAGCAGTGCGGCGAAGAGGCGAATGCGGTGCGCATGACGCTGCTCGGCGCCGCGCGTGCATTGCGCTTTGCGGGCACGACGCATTTCCGCATGCCGGATGCGGCAGCGTCGTTCGAGCCTATGACGCCCGAAAACAAGACGTCCCCTGATTTGCAGGGGCCGTTGTGGCTTGCGCAGCGATTCGCGGAGCAGGTGGAACGCATGCGTTCACTGCTGGCGGCCACGGAAGCCAACTGGAACATCGAAGGCGGCGCGCGCGAAGCGGCTGCGCGCTAGCCGCGAACCGGCTGCGTCAGCCCGGATGCTTGTCGCCTTCATGCGGATTGGTGACCATCCACATCACGCCGAACTTGTCGACGACCATGCCGAAGCCTGTGCTCCAGAACGTGGCCTGCCACGGCATCACGATGTTGCCGCCTGCCGCGAGCGCGTTGAAGGTTTTTTCGCCTTGCGAGCGGTCGTCGACGGTGATCGACAGGCCGTAGCCCGTGTGCGTGCCTGGCGTTTCGTCGCAATTGCCGTCCGACGCCATGAGTTCCGTCGATCCGATCCGGATCGTCGTATGCATGATCTTGTCTTCGGTGCCGGGACGGATGGGTTGCTGCGGATTCGGCGGCGCGTCCTTGAAACGCATCTGAAAGATCACTTCTGCGCCGAGTGTCTCGCCGTAGAACTTCAGCGCTTCCTCGCAACGGCCATTGAAAAACAGATAGGGTTGAACTTGCATCGATGTCTCCTTCGATAGGCGCGCCGTTCGATGCGAACCCGAACGCCCGCGTGCCAACGATTGTAGTCGTCGCTGCAGCGTCGATTGTGAATCTGTGTTGACGGGGGCAGGGAAGCGCTCGCCAAACAAAAAGCGCGCGCAGCCTTGCGGGCCACGCGCGCTTTATGCAGCGCTTTGTGCAGCGAAAGATGCGAAGCGGCTTAGCGCAGCCCTTCGATCACCTTTTCAAGCTTGATCGCGTCCGCAGCGAACACGCGGATACCTTCGGAGAGCTTTTCGGTCGCCATCGCGTCGTCGTTGACGAGGAAGCGGAACGACGCTTCGTCCGTCGGCACGCGCTCGATATCGGCATTCCTGCTTGCTTCCGGCGACAGCTTGCGCTCGATCTTGTCCGTGCTGTCGTGCAGCTTTTGCAGCAGGTCGGGGCTGATCGTCAGCAGATCGCAGCCGGCCAGTTCGAGAATCTGGCTCGTCGTGCGGAAGCTCGCACCCATCACTTCCGTCGGATAGCCGAACTTCTTGTAGTACGCGTAGATGCGGCGCACCGACTGCACGCCCGGATCGTTTGCGCCGCCGTCGCGCGCTTCGTCCCAGTTGCTGCCCGCGCTCTTCTTGTACCAGTCGTAGATGCGGCCGACGAACGGCGAGATCAGCTGCGCGCCCGCTTCGGCGGCGGCGGCGGCTTGCGCCAGCGAGAACAGCAGCGTCATGTTGCACCTGATGCCGTCCTTCTGCAGCACTTCGGCGGCGCGGATGCCTTCCCACGTCGACGCGAGCTTGATCAGCACGCGCTCGCGGCCGATGCCTTGTGCTTCATACATCTTGATGAGTTCGTGACCCTTGTCGATCGACGCCTTGGTGTCGAACGAGAGGCGTGCGTCGACTTCCGTCGACACGCGGCCCGGGACGATCTTCAGGATTTCGGTGCCGAAGGCGATCAGCAGATTGTCGATGATCGCGCCGACGGGCTTCGAGGCGTGATCGCGCACGGTCTTTTCGAGCAGCGGCTTGTAGTCGTCCTTCTGCACGGCCTTCAGAACCAGCGACGGATTCGTCGTCGCGTCCTGCGGCTTGTACTGCGCGAGTTGCTGGAAGTCGCCGGTGTCAGCGACGACCGTGGTGAATTGCTTGAGTTGATCGAGTGCAGTAGTCATGTCGAGCCTTCGCTTCGAGGCGCACGCGCGCCGAGGTCCAGGGAATGATGACGCGGCGCTGGCGGCCGGTTGCGCGCGTCATCTGCGGTGTCCACGTTGGAGCCGGAAATCTTACCGTGGAACGCCGCCCGATACTTCTATTCTATGGCGGATCGGGTGATGCTGGTTTGACAGGGCCGCTGCAGGCAGCGCCGTTTTGCGCACTGGCGCTTCAGGCGCGGCCGGTCAGGCTGATTGGACACGGTCGTCCCGTTTTGCGTTCGCAGTGATATCACGCCCGCCGTGCATTCAGCACGGCATGCGTGACCAGACCCGCGACGAGTCCCCAGAACGCCGAGCCGATCGACAGCAGCGTGAGACCCGACGCCGTCACCATGAACGTGACGAGCGCGGCTTCGCGCTGCCGTGCGTCCTGCATTGCGTTGGTGAGGCCGCTCATGATCGAGCCGAACAGCGCGAGCGCCGCGACGGAGACCACCAGCGCCTTCGGCAGCGAGCCGAACAGTGCAGCGATCGTCGCGCCGAAAATGCCCGCGACCAGATAGAACACGCCGCACCAGACGGCGGCCATGTAGCGCTTCGCGTGGTCTTCATGCGCTTCGCGGCCCGTGCAAATGGCGGCCGTGATGGCGGCGAGATTGACGCCGTGCGAGCCGAATGGCGCGAGCAGCAGCGACGCTGCGCCTGTCGTCGCGATCAGCGGCGCGGAGGGCGTCTGGTAGCCGTCCGCGCGCAGCACGGCGATGCCGGGCACATTCTGCGACGCCATCGCCACCACGAACAGCGGAATGCCGATGCTGATCACCGCCGACAGCGAAAAGGCAGGCACCGTCAGCACGGGCGCGGCGAACGCCACGTGGAAGCGGCTGAAATCGAGCAGGCCGAGTGCATCCGCAACAGCCGTGCCGACCACGAGGGTCGCGACGATCGCGTAACGCGGTGCAAAACGCTTGATGACGAGGTACGTGAAAAACATCGCCAGCACGAGCGCCGTCTGGAATTGCGCAGCGCGGAAAATCTCGATGCCGATTTCGAACAGGATGCCCGCCAGCAGCGCCGCAGCGATGCCCGCGGGGATCCGCTTCATCAGCGTGTCGAACCAGCCGGTCAGGCCGACCAGCGTCAGCAGCAGTGCACACACGACGAACGCGCCGACCGCCTCCGGATACGCGACATGCGGCAGCGACGACACGAGCAGGGCCGCGCCTGGCGTGGACCAGGCGACCACGATGGGCGCGCGAAAGCGCAGCGACAGGCCGATCGTGCAAAGCGCCATGCCCATCGACAGCGCCCAGATCCATGATGAAATCTGTGCATCGGTGAGATGGGCGGCGCGGCCCGCCTGGAACATCAGCACGAGCGAGCTGGTGTAGCCCGTCATCATCGCGACGAAGCCGGCGACGACGGCGGACAGCGAGGTGTCGGCGAACGGCCGCAGCGGCGCGCGCGCGGCGCTCGAAAAATCGGGGGAAGAAGAGGTCATGCTGCGTGTCTCTGTGTTTCTGTGTTGCGGGACAGGTGTGCCGGCTGCGCGGGCAACGCAGCGCCGGGCCGCTGCGCGGGGAGCGCCGCGGCTCGATGCACTGGGCGGAAAACCGGAGAGTTTACTTGCTTAGCATGCGCATCGCCGTTTCGAGGCCGGCGAGCGTGAGCGGATACATCCGGTGCCCCAGCACCTCACGTATAACCGACACTGACTGCCGATATTCCCACAGGCCTTCCGGCTCGGGGTTCAGCCACACGTGATGCGGGAAATGATCGGCGATACGGCGCAGCCACACGGCGCCCGCCTCGGCGTTGTTGTATTCGACCGAGCCGCCCGGCTGCAGCACTTCGTACGGGCTCATCGTTGCGTCGCCGACGAAGATCAGCTTGTAGTCGGGCGTGAACTTGTGAAGCATGTCCCACGTCGCGAGGCGCTCGACGTGGCGGCGGCGGTTGTTCTTCCACAGGAAGTCGTAGACGCAGTTGTGGAAGTAGTAGAACTCGAGGTGCTTGAATTCCGCCTTCGCCGCCGAGAACAGCTCTTCCGTGCGCCTGATGTGATCGTCCATCGATCCGCCGACGTCGAGCAGCATCAGCACCTTCACGTTGTTGTGCCGCTCCGGGACCATCTTGATGTCGAGCCAGCCGGCGTTCGCGGCCGTGCTGCGGATCGTGTCGGGCAGATCGAGTTCTTCGGCGGCGCCTTCGCGCGCGAAGCGGCGCAGACGGCGCAGCGCGACCTTGATGTTGCGCGTGCCGATCTCGACCTGATCGTCGTAATCGCGATACGCGCGCTGATCCCACACCTTGACGGCCGTGCGGCCGCCCGTCGATTCGCCGCCGATGCGGATGCCTTCCGGGTTGTAGCCGCCATTGCCGAACGGCGACGTGCCGCCCGTACCGATCCACTTGCTGCCGCCTTCGTGGCGGCCTTTCTGTTCGTCGAAGAGTTCTTTCAGGCGCTCCATCAGCTTGTCGAGGCCGCCCATCTTTTCGATCTGTGCCTTTTCTTCCGCGCTCAGGTCGCGCTGCAGCTTTTTCTTGAGCCAGTCGAGCGGCACGTCGAGCGCGAAGTCCGCCTTCTGCGCGACGCCGTTGAAATACGCGCCGAACGCCTGATCGAATTTGTCGAAATACTGCTCGTCCTTCACGAGCGTCATGCGCGCGAGGTAGTAGAAGTCGTCCAGCGACGGCTGGATCACGCT
It encodes the following:
- a CDS encoding DNA-deoxyinosine glycosylase; this encodes MLRGFPPVVAESTHTLILGSFPGEASLQATQYYAHPRNQFWRLLAAVIDEPLPELDYPTRLERVLKHGVGVWDVLAACTREGSLDAAIRNASPNDFASFREYAPALKKVCFNGKTAGRFAPVIAAAGYETLVLPSSSPANAMLSFDQKLRLWRDILT
- the tal gene encoding transaldolase — encoded protein: MTTALDQLKQFTTVVADTGDFQQLAQYKPQDATTNPSLVLKAVQKDDYKPLLEKTVRDHASKPVGAIIDNLLIAFGTEILKIVPGRVSTEVDARLSFDTKASIDKGHELIKMYEAQGIGRERVLIKLASTWEGIRAAEVLQKDGIRCNMTLLFSLAQAAAAAEAGAQLISPFVGRIYDWYKKSAGSNWDEARDGGANDPGVQSVRRIYAYYKKFGYPTEVMGASFRTTSQILELAGCDLLTISPDLLQKLHDSTDKIERKLSPEASRNADIERVPTDEASFRFLVNDDAMATEKLSEGIRVFAADAIKLEKVIEGLR
- the mctP gene encoding monocarboxylate uptake permease MctP → MNAIATFVFVLFFIGVTILGFIAAHWRRGDLAHLEEWGLGGRRFGTVVTWFLLGGDLYTAYTFVAVPALVFGAGATGFFALPYTILIYPFAFVVFPKLWSIAKRQGYVTSADFVSARYGSRMLALAIAVTGILATMPYIALQLVGIEVVIGALGFDTKGFVGDLPLIIAFAILAAYTYTSGLRAPAMIAVVKDVLIYITIAAAIIVIPPQLGGFGHIFSVVPPAKLLLKAPDVASLNGYSAYATLAVGSALALFLYPHSVTAILSSSSGNTIRRNMAMLPAYSLVLGLLALLGFMALAAGVKDMPEFAPYFKAFGPNFAVPALFLHFFPSWFVGVAFAAIGIGALVPAAIMSIAAANLYTRNIHKEFVNRNMTHEQETNIAKLVSLIVKVGAVAFILGLPLTYAIQLQLLGGIWIIQTLPAIVLGLYTRVLDYRGLLLGWAVGIAVGTWMAISLKLASSIYTIHIGGLAIPGYAAVWSLIVNLVVSIVASLLVRAFGMKHAEDRTRPEDYLDVHEA
- a CDS encoding benzoate/H(+) symporter BenE family transporter; amino-acid sequence: MTSSSPDFSSAARAPLRPFADTSLSAVVAGFVAMMTGYTSSLVLMFQAGRAAHLTDAQISSWIWALSMGMALCTIGLSLRFRAPIVVAWSTPGAALLVSSLPHVAYPEAVGAFVVCALLLTLVGLTGWFDTLMKRIPAGIAAALLAGILFEIGIEIFRAAQFQTALVLAMFFTYLVIKRFAPRYAIVATLVVGTAVADALGLLDFSRFHVAFAAPVLTVPAFSLSAVISIGIPLFVVAMASQNVPGIAVLRADGYQTPSAPLIATTGAASLLLAPFGSHGVNLAAITAAICTGREAHEDHAKRYMAAVWCGVFYLVAGIFGATIAALFGSLPKALVVSVAALALFGSIMSGLTNAMQDARQREAALVTFMVTASGLTLLSIGSAFWGLVAGLVTHAVLNARRA
- a CDS encoding VOC family protein; its protein translation is MQVQPYLFFNGRCEEALKFYGETLGAEVIFQMRFKDAPPNPQQPIRPGTEDKIMHTTIRIGSTELMASDGNCDETPGTHTGYGLSITVDDRSQGEKTFNALAAGGNIVMPWQATFWSTGFGMVVDKFGVMWMVTNPHEGDKHPG
- a CDS encoding DUF3311 domain-containing protein; this encodes MAHDAAANKASKHWLWLLLLPWIAMIWVPSYNKVEPQLFDFPFFYWYQLLWVLISAVITALVYFKTKTRSSGGAR
- a CDS encoding FUSC family protein, giving the protein MALSDPQPNSPPDLPPGLPPDPEPKPRKPPAHPPPGTRDAVAGRLAPRRTRFGRLARAVTSPYYRYRHAKFFHSLRVGLAMLVSILATTGIDIPHGIWSSVTLLVVIGGLQHHGNIRKKAAERAAGTLLGAALGLALILQQNLFDSLTLTYVLMSVLAAICAWFAIGSAGYVALLTAITMCIVAGHGDNMIDTGLWRTLNVLVGIVIALAFSFALPLHATYSWRYLLADNLRECARIYTRMMTGVPIGADEQVAVFIRMGKRLVQLRSLMPSVAKEIDLPIAKLDQIQGLHRSMLSALEMLSTGTLAHAELRDAFAQQCGEEANAVRMTLLGAARALRFAGTTHFRMPDAAASFEPMTPENKTSPDLQGPLWLAQRFAEQVERMRSLLAATEANWNIEGGAREAAAR
- a CDS encoding vWA domain-containing protein produces the protein MLIDFFYTLRAAKLPVSVKEYLTLLEALKESVIQPSLDDFYYLARMTLVKDEQYFDKFDQAFGAYFNGVAQKADFALDVPLDWLKKKLQRDLSAEEKAQIEKMGGLDKLMERLKELFDEQKGRHEGGSKWIGTGGTSPFGNGGYNPEGIRIGGESTGGRTAVKVWDQRAYRDYDDQVEIGTRNIKVALRRLRRFAREGAAEELDLPDTIRSTAANAGWLDIKMVPERHNNVKVLMLLDVGGSMDDHIRRTEELFSAAKAEFKHLEFYYFHNCVYDFLWKNNRRRHVERLATWDMLHKFTPDYKLIFVGDATMSPYEVLQPGGSVEYNNAEAGAVWLRRIADHFPHHVWLNPEPEGLWEYRQSVSVIREVLGHRMYPLTLAGLETAMRMLSK
- a CDS encoding spermidine synthase translates to MTKLIKRASAEARAFRNKESAGAKQTISRAKTRASRDDEDFGDIAKAPVIEAPRKPRFAPVTFSEEGGVRYLHFGTEWVQGAMRLSKPDHIELEYAQQMMAWLLFLETPRRIVQLGLGTGSLTKFAHRYLKRAQVEAVELNPAVVIAARTMFGLPADDARLTVRETDAWEFVNDRANHGTVGALQIDLYDATARGPVLDSVAFYRAARACLTQAGIVTVNLFGDHPSFVRNMKRLNEAFDGRVVALPEVHDGNRIAIAFSGPAIDVPFSQLQERAKLIETQLRLPARKWIKGLQESTGQNGTFAI
- a CDS encoding chorismate--pyruvate lyase family protein — encoded protein: MSIRFDAADAHWRVAPLPGFSPDQKDWLTRGGSLTAHLRTLGAVAVRVTREAVDLPFDDECAALGRAPRTPVWVREVVLSVGGTPYVAAHSIVPLAASTGVWQAMRRLRTRPLAELLYSDSSVSRSSLVSRRVTARHPLYRLALRETDDARAHALFARRSVFERYGEPLMVTEVMLPALWAHLATRGEARAHAQQPVPRDHGQPLDHTASRADVNARRDAKGAGKHGDVR